A genomic stretch from Verrucomicrobiota bacterium includes:
- the nadC gene encoding carboxylating nicotinate-nucleotide diphosphorylase, with product MQSVIELIDLALTEDVGTGDLTSQYFIPAEQRSRARIFAKEPLVVAGTEAARAVFGRLSAELRIDVIRADGTAAEAGDTILELAGSTRAILTGERLALNFLQRLSGIATLTRTFVRAVEGTGATVLDTRKTTPGLRALEKAAVRAGGGRNHRMGLYDGVMVKDNHLLAHPDLPGVLRELREQHPKLLVELEADTVEQVRRFVIWPEVDVILLDNMTPDQLRACVALRRPGVKFEASGGINLNCVRAIAETGVDYISVGQLTHSARAVDLSLELVT from the coding sequence GTGCAATCCGTGATCGAGTTGATCGATTTAGCCTTGACGGAAGATGTCGGGACCGGCGACCTGACCAGCCAGTACTTCATCCCGGCCGAACAGCGTTCCCGGGCCCGTATTTTCGCCAAAGAACCGTTGGTGGTGGCGGGGACGGAGGCGGCGCGCGCCGTTTTCGGCCGGCTGAGTGCCGAACTGCGCATTGATGTGATTCGGGCTGACGGGACGGCGGCCGAGGCAGGCGACACCATTTTGGAACTGGCGGGTTCGACCAGGGCAATTCTTACGGGTGAACGGCTCGCGCTGAACTTTCTCCAGAGACTTTCAGGGATCGCCACGCTGACAAGGACGTTCGTGCGCGCCGTGGAAGGTACCGGCGCCACGGTCCTGGATACCCGCAAGACGACTCCGGGATTGCGCGCGCTGGAAAAGGCGGCCGTGCGAGCCGGCGGGGGCAGGAATCACCGGATGGGCCTTTATGACGGGGTGATGGTTAAGGACAACCATCTCCTGGCCCATCCTGACCTGCCGGGCGTGCTGCGGGAGCTGCGGGAACAGCACCCGAAATTGCTGGTGGAGCTTGAGGCCGACACCGTCGAACAAGTCCGCCGGTTCGTAATCTGGCCCGAAGTTGACGTCATTTTACTGGACAACATGACCCCCGACCAGTTGCGAGCCTGCGTCGCCCTGAGACGTCCCGGGGTGAAATTTGAGGCGAGCGGCGGGATCAACCTGAACTGCGTCCGGGCCATTGCCGAAACCGGGGTAGACTACATCTCCGTTGGCCAGCTCACGCATTCGGCTCGGGCGGTTGACTTATCGCTGGAACTGGTGACGTGA
- a CDS encoding biotin--[acetyl-CoA-carboxylase] ligase, whose amino-acid sequence MTESLRLRMLRLLASPFGKAWAPAELAGKAEGSEAEAAAALEALREDGWLIKFSGDGVSCAGEPPWLNPEAVELHLQTKCLGRPLVVYHETSSTNDRARQAAQGGAAEGLTIFAESQTSGRGQHGRRWLSPPGTGLWFTVLLRSTLPVENYPQLVQAAALSTAEVLDRYLAVPVLIKRPNDLYVGPSKLAGFLLESASDATWQVLGFGINVHAAPDLPGAQITCVDKHANSPPVARARLAAEILYRFETWYRRGNAHRLEDCVRARQWERTGMSRPDLEPPAGSMS is encoded by the coding sequence GTGACGGAGTCGCTGCGGCTACGGATGTTGCGCTTGCTGGCTTCGCCTTTCGGAAAAGCCTGGGCACCCGCCGAACTGGCCGGCAAGGCAGAAGGTTCAGAAGCTGAGGCGGCAGCCGCGCTGGAGGCGTTGCGGGAAGACGGGTGGCTTATCAAATTCAGCGGTGACGGCGTGAGTTGCGCAGGGGAGCCGCCCTGGCTGAACCCGGAGGCCGTTGAACTGCATTTACAAACCAAATGCCTGGGACGGCCGCTCGTCGTCTATCACGAAACCAGTTCGACCAACGACCGGGCGCGCCAAGCCGCCCAGGGCGGAGCGGCCGAAGGGCTGACCATCTTTGCGGAAAGCCAGACGTCCGGACGGGGACAGCACGGCCGCCGCTGGCTGTCTCCGCCGGGAACGGGGCTCTGGTTTACGGTCCTGTTGCGTTCAACGCTGCCCGTAGAGAATTATCCGCAACTGGTGCAGGCGGCCGCCCTCTCGACGGCGGAAGTCCTGGACCGGTACCTGGCCGTTCCTGTCCTGATCAAGCGGCCGAATGACCTGTACGTCGGGCCTTCCAAACTGGCGGGTTTTCTCCTGGAAAGCGCTTCGGACGCCACCTGGCAGGTGCTCGGCTTCGGAATAAACGTTCACGCCGCGCCCGATCTGCCCGGTGCACAGATCACTTGCGTGGATAAACACGCCAACTCTCCCCCGGTAGCGCGGGCCAGGCTGGCGGCCGAGATACTTTACCGCTTCGAAACCTGGTATCGAAGGGGGAACGCGCACCGGCTTGAAGACTGCGTCCGCGCCCGGCAATGGGAGCGGACGGGAATGAGCCGCCCGGATTTGGAGCCACCGGCCGGCAGCATGAGTTGA
- a CDS encoding HAMP domain-containing histidine kinase, giving the protein MSDYPNVVDSRNAFPKALPETKLPGKVAPVAPVYFPPQQYTRLLAGLIHKLNNVITVLSGHTGLLLLQPKLSRAVREPVEQMLEATQLLSRYLDEAVLLARAPRLELGAVDVAPLLAELPERTGFPVTFAALPSTATAWGDAQQLRACFEQVVQNAREAHAKNVTCRAEDGSEWLQISFRDDGKGISSDVINRIFEPFFTTKKNGNIGLGLFRIQGYLALTGGGLKVSSDNKTYTEASFFLAKTSPAAA; this is encoded by the coding sequence ATGTCTGATTATCCAAACGTCGTGGATTCCAGAAATGCATTCCCAAAGGCTTTGCCGGAAACGAAATTGCCGGGCAAGGTCGCCCCGGTCGCCCCGGTTTACTTCCCGCCGCAGCAATACACCCGGCTTTTGGCGGGTCTCATCCACAAACTGAACAACGTCATCACCGTTCTGTCAGGACATACCGGCCTGCTTCTGCTCCAGCCGAAGCTGAGTCGCGCCGTGCGCGAACCGGTTGAACAAATGCTGGAGGCGACGCAACTGCTCTCGCGTTACCTCGACGAAGCCGTCCTGCTGGCAAGGGCGCCACGGTTAGAACTCGGAGCGGTAGACGTTGCGCCGCTGTTGGCCGAACTGCCTGAGCGTACCGGTTTTCCGGTGACCTTTGCGGCATTGCCGTCAACCGCCACCGCCTGGGGCGACGCGCAGCAACTCCGGGCCTGTTTCGAACAGGTGGTACAAAATGCCCGCGAAGCGCACGCCAAGAACGTCACCTGCCGCGCTGAGGATGGCAGTGAATGGCTGCAAATCAGTTTTCGCGACGACGGCAAAGGGATCAGCAGCGACGTAATCAACCGGATCTTCGAGCCGTTTTTCACGACGAAAAAGAACGGGAACATCGGCCTCGGCCTTTTCCGGATCCAAGGTTACCTGGCCCTGACCGGCGGCGGCCTGAAGGTGTCAAGCGATAACAAGACGTACACCGAAGCCTCGTTTTTTCTCGCGAAAACCTCACCGGCGGCAGCCTGA
- the polX gene encoding DNA polymerase/3'-5' exonuclease PolX, with amino-acid sequence MVSKDQTVAMLETIARLLELKGENPFKVRAYVNAARNLEASSANFSEIVENGRLDELGGIGEAIAGKITEFYQTGRLEYYEQLRAGFPDTLFELFELQGLGAKKVKALYDRLGIKTIAELEAACRDGRVAELPGFGSKTAQNILQAIEQRRKHAGRYLLSDATLWSEQILAHLKAHPDISQISVAGSLQRGRETIGDLDFLIATKNPSGVIDHFVSYGLIERVLAKGDTKASVLLQGGIQADLRVVANHEFPFAQNYFIGSKEHNVALRGRALGFGWTLNEYRIAPDPGARKGVKPIPAINTEEDLYHALELDYVPPELRENLGEIEAAASHQLPALVEWNNLRGAFHCHTHASDGRNSLEEMAAAARELGLRYLGIADHSKSSFQANGLDEKRLLAQVEAIRELNRQYGREFRLFAGLECDILRDGRLDFSNEVLAQLDYVVASVHASFTQPEAEMTRRIIRALESPYVTILGHPTGRLLLAREPYQVDLVEVIRAAAETRTIIELNANPRRLDMDWRFWKLAKEQGVKCAINPDAHSTQGLHDLWFGVLSARKGWLTREDVVNCLSLSSIVPVLNAKKTPPAAGANA; translated from the coding sequence ATGGTCAGCAAAGATCAAACGGTAGCCATGTTGGAAACGATCGCCCGCCTCCTGGAGCTGAAAGGTGAAAATCCTTTTAAAGTTCGGGCGTACGTCAACGCCGCCCGGAACCTCGAGGCGTCCTCAGCCAACTTCAGCGAAATCGTTGAAAACGGCAGACTCGACGAGTTGGGCGGTATAGGCGAGGCTATCGCCGGGAAGATCACCGAGTTTTATCAGACCGGCAGACTGGAATATTACGAGCAACTCCGGGCGGGCTTTCCGGACACGCTGTTTGAATTGTTTGAACTCCAGGGGCTCGGCGCCAAGAAGGTGAAGGCGTTGTATGACCGCCTCGGCATCAAGACCATCGCGGAACTGGAGGCCGCCTGCCGCGACGGGCGCGTAGCCGAACTGCCCGGGTTCGGCTCTAAAACCGCTCAGAATATCCTGCAGGCCATCGAACAGCGCCGAAAGCACGCCGGCCGTTACCTGCTTTCCGACGCCACGCTTTGGTCCGAGCAAATCCTGGCCCATTTGAAAGCGCACCCGGATATCTCCCAGATCAGCGTCGCCGGAAGCCTGCAGCGCGGCAGGGAGACAATCGGCGACCTGGATTTTCTGATCGCTACAAAAAATCCCTCGGGCGTCATCGATCACTTCGTCAGCTACGGGTTAATTGAGCGCGTTCTGGCGAAGGGGGACACGAAAGCCAGCGTGCTGTTGCAAGGCGGCATTCAGGCGGACCTGCGCGTGGTCGCCAACCACGAATTCCCATTTGCACAGAACTATTTCATCGGCAGCAAAGAGCACAATGTGGCCCTGCGCGGGCGCGCCTTGGGCTTCGGATGGACGCTTAATGAATACCGTATCGCCCCGGATCCGGGCGCGCGTAAAGGCGTCAAGCCGATTCCGGCGATCAACACCGAGGAGGACCTGTACCACGCGCTCGAACTGGACTACGTCCCCCCCGAGCTGCGCGAGAACCTGGGGGAAATCGAAGCGGCTGCGTCCCATCAGCTTCCTGCGCTGGTGGAGTGGAACAACCTTCGCGGGGCATTCCATTGTCATACCCACGCCAGCGACGGACGGAACAGCCTCGAGGAGATGGCGGCAGCCGCCCGGGAACTCGGTTTGCGGTACCTGGGGATCGCCGACCACAGCAAAAGCTCTTTTCAGGCCAACGGCCTCGATGAAAAGCGCCTGCTGGCCCAGGTCGAAGCCATCCGGGAACTAAACCGGCAATACGGCAGGGAATTCCGCCTCTTTGCCGGCCTGGAATGCGACATCCTCCGCGACGGCCGGCTTGATTTCTCAAATGAGGTCCTCGCACAATTGGACTACGTGGTGGCCAGCGTCCACGCGTCCTTCACCCAGCCCGAAGCGGAAATGACCAGACGCATCATTCGCGCCCTGGAAAGCCCGTATGTGACCATTCTGGGCCATCCGACCGGGCGTTTGCTGTTGGCCCGCGAACCTTACCAGGTCGATCTGGTGGAGGTCATCCGGGCCGCGGCAGAGACGCGCACCATCATCGAGCTTAACGCCAATCCGCGACGTTTGGACATGGACTGGCGGTTCTGGAAGCTGGCGAAAGAGCAAGGCGTTAAATGCGCCATCAACCCTGACGCGCACTCCACGCAGGGTCTCCACGATCTCTGGTTCGGCGTGCTAAGCGCTCGCAAAGGCTGGCTGACTCGCGAAGACGTGGTGAACTGCCTGTCGCTTTCGAGCATCGTTCCGGTTCTTAACGCAAAAAAAACACCGCCTGCCGCCGGGGCAAATGCTTAG
- a CDS encoding DUF192 domain-containing protein: MLIQRWLLLLCSFLVFGAGQVACQDRTPPGSNAFGLRTIELRPGPAHVMAEVADTPQSRETGLMFRDSLAPDRGMLFVFETPQRASFWMKNTRIPLSVGFIDSAGTLLEVRDMQPFDETPILSRSERIAYALEVNQGWFERNHVPAGSKVEGLNKR; the protein is encoded by the coding sequence ATGCTCATTCAGCGATGGCTCCTGCTCCTGTGTAGCTTTTTGGTTTTTGGTGCCGGCCAGGTTGCGTGCCAGGACCGCACGCCCCCCGGCAGCAACGCGTTCGGGCTCCGGACGATCGAGTTGCGCCCGGGACCGGCTCACGTCATGGCCGAGGTGGCCGATACCCCCCAGAGCCGCGAAACCGGGTTGATGTTCCGCGATTCCTTGGCGCCGGATCGCGGTATGCTCTTTGTCTTTGAAACTCCCCAACGCGCGAGCTTCTGGATGAAAAATACCAGGATTCCGCTGTCGGTAGGCTTTATCGACAGTGCAGGCACCTTGTTGGAAGTTCGGGATATGCAACCTTTTGACGAGACGCCCATCCTGAGCCGGTCGGAGCGCATTGCGTACGCTCTGGAGGTTAACCAGGGCTGGTTCGAGCGAAACCACGTTCCGGCCGGAAGCAAGGTGGAAGGGTTGAATAAACGATAA
- a CDS encoding 5-(carboxyamino)imidazole ribonucleotide synthase encodes MTPPGSTVGLLGGGQLGRMFGIAARRMGYRVHTYEPAPDSPAGQISDREFTGSYQDRDLLGQFVASVDVITFEFENIPAGVVEELALRRPVFPRAEVLHVCQNRAREKGFLQAGGYPHVPFALIETPAELDLAFERIGLPAVLKTADFGYDGKGQVKVTAENRSEVLQAFRGPAILEAWIDFDRELSVVCARDQRGRALPFPVAENHHARHILDHTIAPGRFAPQVVSQALEIAEAITHDLEVVGLLAVEYFLAKDGRLLVNELAPRPHNSGHFTFDACVTSQFEQQLRAVCGLPFGSPALRSPAVMVNLLGDLWIGGQMPDWHPILSEPNAKFHLYGKSEGRPGRKMGHFCVLDENIETAVATALRIKKELHDAHSAMAPAPV; translated from the coding sequence ATCACACCACCTGGTTCGACGGTCGGCCTGCTCGGCGGCGGCCAATTGGGCAGGATGTTCGGAATCGCGGCTCGCCGGATGGGGTATCGCGTCCACACGTACGAACCGGCGCCGGACAGCCCGGCAGGCCAGATCTCCGACCGTGAATTCACCGGGTCTTACCAGGACAGGGACCTGCTGGGGCAATTTGTCGCTTCCGTCGACGTCATCACCTTCGAGTTCGAAAACATCCCGGCCGGCGTGGTCGAAGAACTGGCCCTCCGGCGCCCGGTTTTCCCGCGCGCCGAAGTTCTCCACGTCTGTCAAAATCGTGCCCGGGAAAAGGGCTTTCTCCAGGCCGGCGGTTACCCCCATGTCCCCTTTGCGCTGATTGAGACGCCGGCCGAGTTGGACCTCGCCTTTGAGCGGATCGGCCTGCCGGCGGTTCTGAAGACGGCTGATTTCGGGTATGACGGTAAAGGCCAGGTGAAAGTCACCGCTGAGAACCGGTCCGAGGTGCTGCAGGCGTTTCGCGGCCCGGCGATCCTAGAAGCCTGGATCGATTTCGACCGGGAATTATCGGTCGTGTGCGCGCGCGATCAACGCGGGCGCGCCTTGCCGTTTCCGGTAGCGGAGAACCACCATGCCCGCCACATTCTTGACCATACCATCGCCCCCGGGCGCTTTGCCCCGCAGGTGGTTTCCCAAGCTTTGGAGATAGCTGAGGCGATCACTCACGATCTCGAGGTGGTCGGCCTGCTGGCGGTGGAATATTTTCTCGCGAAGGACGGGCGCTTACTCGTCAATGAGCTTGCGCCCCGGCCGCACAATTCGGGGCACTTCACCTTCGACGCCTGCGTCACCAGCCAGTTCGAGCAACAGCTCCGGGCGGTCTGCGGTCTGCCTTTCGGTTCTCCAGCCCTGCGTTCTCCCGCGGTGATGGTCAACCTTCTTGGCGACCTCTGGATCGGAGGGCAGATGCCCGATTGGCACCCGATTCTCAGCGAGCCCAACGCCAAATTCCACCTCTACGGCAAGAGTGAAGGCCGGCCGGGGCGCAAGATGGGGCATTTTTGCGTTTTGGACGAGAACATCGAGACTGCCGTGGCGACCGCCCTGCGTATAAAAAAGGAACTGCACGATGCTCATTCAGCGATGGCTCCTGCTCCTGTGTAG
- the dusB gene encoding tRNA dihydrouridine synthase DusB, whose amino-acid sequence MDFFPALSEPLLYLAPMAGVTDSVFRRLCKEFGADVMVTEFVSAEGILHRNQRTREMVAFAASERPLGVQLFGADPDRLAAAAAAVVDWVTPDFIDLNFGCPVNKVVCRHGGSALLRDCPLLEKVAGTVVREVAPVPVTAKIRLGWDAATINATVTARLLEAAGVRVVAVHGRTKEQGYSGEADWDEIARVAEAVRIPVIGNGDIRTAHDVRHRLQTTPVRGVMIGRGAMTAPWIFRQAKALLRGLPDFPEPTLEEQWNHIIRHCEMAVAEGDAEPHTLASLRGQLMAYSRGMPGGRQLRSRLQQVTRLEQVRDLAAEHVAQAPNLEVAGMAA is encoded by the coding sequence ATGGATTTCTTTCCTGCGTTGTCTGAACCGTTGCTTTACCTGGCGCCGATGGCGGGGGTGACTGATTCCGTGTTCCGCCGTCTCTGCAAGGAATTCGGCGCGGACGTGATGGTAACGGAATTCGTTTCAGCCGAAGGCATTCTGCACCGCAACCAGCGTACGCGCGAAATGGTCGCTTTTGCGGCTTCCGAACGGCCCTTGGGGGTGCAACTTTTTGGGGCGGACCCTGACCGGTTGGCGGCAGCGGCGGCGGCAGTCGTCGACTGGGTGACGCCCGATTTTATCGACCTGAACTTTGGTTGTCCGGTAAACAAGGTGGTTTGCCGGCACGGCGGCTCGGCCCTGCTCCGCGATTGCCCGCTCCTGGAGAAGGTGGCCGGAACCGTGGTCCGCGAAGTCGCCCCGGTGCCGGTTACGGCCAAGATCCGGCTGGGTTGGGATGCGGCGACCATCAACGCGACGGTAACGGCGCGGCTCCTGGAAGCGGCCGGGGTTCGTGTTGTGGCGGTGCACGGGCGAACCAAAGAACAAGGCTACTCGGGCGAGGCGGACTGGGACGAGATCGCCCGTGTGGCTGAAGCCGTGCGTATCCCGGTGATCGGCAACGGCGACATACGAACGGCGCACGACGTCCGGCACCGGTTGCAAACGACCCCGGTACGCGGGGTGATGATCGGTCGCGGCGCGATGACCGCCCCCTGGATCTTCCGGCAGGCGAAAGCGTTGCTGCGGGGCTTGCCCGATTTTCCCGAACCGACGCTGGAGGAGCAATGGAACCACATCATCCGGCACTGCGAGATGGCGGTGGCCGAAGGTGACGCCGAGCCTCACACCCTGGCATCGCTCCGAGGGCAATTGATGGCCTACTCGCGCGGGATGCCGGGGGGCCGCCAACTCCGGTCCCGTCTGCAGCAGGTCACCCGCTTGGAGCAAGTGCGGGACTTGGCGGCCGAACACGTGGCCCAGGCTCCAAACCTGGAAGTTGCGGGGATGGCGGCCTGA
- a CDS encoding MATE family efflux transporter: protein MNFHAHWRAELRATVLLALPIVFGQAGQMLMGLTDSVIVGRLGPVPLAAVAFANTALTTLMVFGIGLLTSIGVVGSREHGAGNLNGRARILRAAFWLSVSLGTCLAIAINALQGCLGDWFHPPADVFEAAQPYLSVTGWSLLPAIGYFGAKIFCESLNCPLAPMWFLFGGVMLNLILASALVFGWFGFPALGLVGSGWATAISRWFTFAATTWYACSLTGESWRRTLLPAGLDQGLLGRLLRLGAPVAFQYLGEVAAFNFGAVMMGWIGTIALAAHQIAISCAALTFMFPLGVSQAVAVRIGHAVGGRALRRVPVIGFTGIGLSAALMLAFAGILGFGRHAIALAFNADPAVVSLAGRLLLIAALFQLADGVQVTAAGVLRGLADVRAPMLLGYLFYWVVAIPLASLIAFHFGQGASGIWIGLATGLLLAAVTLTGRAFALTRPGSLSVRAYQAGTAGPEDRARNSAPV from the coding sequence ATGAATTTCCACGCCCATTGGCGGGCCGAGCTCAGGGCTACGGTGCTGCTGGCGCTGCCGATCGTTTTCGGTCAGGCCGGCCAGATGCTGATGGGGTTGACCGACAGCGTGATCGTCGGGCGCCTGGGCCCGGTCCCGTTGGCGGCCGTGGCTTTTGCCAATACCGCTTTGACGACGTTGATGGTTTTCGGCATCGGCCTGCTCACTTCGATCGGCGTGGTCGGATCCCGCGAGCACGGGGCCGGCAACCTCAACGGGCGGGCGCGTATCCTCCGGGCCGCGTTCTGGCTTTCGGTGTCGCTCGGGACATGCCTTGCGATTGCAATCAATGCATTGCAGGGATGCCTCGGCGATTGGTTTCACCCGCCTGCAGACGTGTTCGAAGCCGCTCAACCCTACCTGTCCGTGACGGGATGGTCGTTACTGCCGGCTATCGGGTATTTTGGAGCTAAAATTTTCTGCGAATCGCTGAACTGTCCTCTGGCTCCGATGTGGTTCCTGTTCGGGGGGGTGATGCTGAATCTGATCCTTGCATCGGCCCTGGTGTTTGGGTGGTTCGGGTTTCCGGCGCTGGGGCTCGTTGGTTCGGGGTGGGCAACGGCGATTTCGCGCTGGTTCACGTTTGCGGCGACAACGTGGTACGCGTGTTCATTGACGGGTGAAAGCTGGCGACGAACGCTGTTGCCGGCAGGACTGGATCAAGGTTTGCTCGGCCGGTTGCTCCGCCTGGGGGCGCCGGTGGCGTTCCAGTATCTGGGTGAGGTTGCCGCGTTTAATTTTGGCGCCGTCATGATGGGGTGGATCGGCACGATCGCCCTGGCGGCCCACCAGATCGCCATCTCGTGCGCCGCACTAACATTTATGTTCCCGCTTGGCGTTTCCCAGGCCGTCGCCGTGCGAATCGGGCATGCGGTCGGCGGGCGCGCGCTCCGGCGGGTGCCCGTGATCGGCTTTACCGGTATCGGTTTGTCCGCTGCGCTCATGCTCGCCTTCGCGGGGATCCTGGGATTCGGCCGGCACGCCATCGCTCTGGCGTTCAACGCTGACCCGGCGGTCGTCTCGCTGGCCGGCCGCCTGCTTCTGATTGCCGCCCTATTCCAACTCGCCGATGGCGTGCAGGTGACGGCGGCGGGTGTGCTGCGGGGATTAGCGGACGTCCGCGCGCCCATGCTGCTGGGATACCTGTTTTATTGGGTCGTCGCCATTCCCTTGGCGTCTCTCATCGCCTTCCACTTCGGGCAAGGCGCCTCGGGCATTTGGATCGGGCTGGCCACCGGTCTGCTCCTGGCCGCCGTGACGCTCACCGGGCGGGCGTTTGCGTTGACTCGGCCCGGCTCGCTTTCGGTAAGGGCGTACCAGGCGGGTACAGCCGGCCCCGAGGACCGGGCCCGGAACTCGGCGCCGGTTTGA
- a CDS encoding iron-sulfur cluster assembly accessory protein, translating to MAAAEVQFKRGNERLVKVTERAAAKLTQLLTRQGRPQGALRVAVIGGGCSGLQYKMDLVDGPANRDILVESNQVRVVIDPKSALFVSGSLLDYSDDLQHGGFKVTNPNAVAHCSCGESFSA from the coding sequence ATGGCTGCAGCTGAAGTCCAATTTAAACGCGGGAATGAACGCCTCGTGAAAGTAACGGAGCGGGCAGCGGCCAAGCTCACGCAGCTCTTGACCCGGCAGGGCAGGCCTCAAGGCGCTTTGCGGGTGGCCGTGATCGGAGGCGGCTGCTCGGGACTCCAATATAAAATGGATTTGGTCGACGGGCCTGCCAACCGGGACATCCTGGTGGAGTCGAACCAGGTGCGCGTGGTGATTGACCCCAAAAGCGCCCTCTTTGTGAGTGGATCGCTGCTCGATTACAGCGACGATCTGCAACACGGAGGTTTCAAGGTAACTAATCCTAATGCGGTGGCCCATTGCTCCTGCGGCGAGAGCTTTTCGGCATGA
- a CDS encoding Hsp70 family protein has translation MEDIVGIDLGTTNSLIGVMDSGFPILIADSEGHRLTPSVVYFPKNGEPVVGWAAERMRAVAPEQTVYSVKRLMGRRPGESEKPDFPYPVKQTGGQIALEMNGQSLRPEEVSALILRKLSANAMAALGREVKRAVITVPAYFNDLQRQATKQAGELAGLTVERIINEPTAAALAYGLDRLSDKAKIAVYDFGGGTFDISILELHNGVFRVLATNGNTRLGGDDIDRELVRLLKDRLTSRYPELRADLEDPVFTARLRQIAHDAKIRLSEETAVQIEIPFISKAQSFSYLLSRQELEAAARPIVRRTRAHCLRSLDDAKLDAHQLDEVILAGGVTRMPVVRQFVAELFQRLPNITQNPDEAVAVGATIQAGMLSGHIQNVVLLDVTPLSLGIETFGGLMNVIIPRNSTIPCKAGEMFTNAVANQRSMQIKVLQGERELARDNWQLGSFEIEFDPVPKGTARVGVQFEIDVNGILHVLARDTKSGRQKEVDLSSAVDVSDEAVEKMIAESLDQAFADMAERVWTETVLKSNELLPAVRSALMLVGQQLTAEERDRIAGLVREVESALTTHHVQRLKAANEALDKGTQHLATLLIDRAMAEAAKRKR, from the coding sequence ATGGAAGACATCGTCGGAATTGACCTCGGAACCACGAACTCGCTCATCGGCGTCATGGACTCCGGCTTCCCCATCCTCATCGCGGATTCCGAAGGCCATCGCCTTACCCCTTCGGTGGTTTACTTTCCCAAGAACGGCGAGCCGGTGGTCGGCTGGGCCGCCGAGCGGATGCGTGCGGTGGCTCCGGAACAAACCGTCTATTCCGTGAAACGGTTGATGGGACGGCGGCCGGGAGAGTCCGAGAAACCTGATTTCCCTTACCCGGTTAAGCAAACCGGCGGACAAATCGCCCTGGAGATGAACGGGCAATCGCTCCGGCCGGAGGAAGTTTCGGCGCTGATCCTTCGTAAGCTCAGCGCCAATGCCATGGCGGCGCTTGGGCGCGAGGTTAAGCGGGCGGTGATCACGGTCCCGGCTTATTTCAATGACCTGCAGAGGCAGGCAACCAAGCAGGCGGGCGAACTGGCTGGTTTGACGGTGGAAAGGATCATCAACGAGCCCACTGCCGCCGCGCTCGCTTACGGGCTCGATCGCCTGAGCGACAAAGCCAAAATCGCGGTGTACGACTTTGGGGGCGGCACGTTCGACATTTCGATCCTGGAACTGCATAACGGCGTTTTTCGGGTGCTGGCGACCAACGGCAACACCCGCCTGGGCGGAGACGACATCGATCGGGAACTGGTGCGTCTGTTGAAAGACCGCCTTACCAGCCGGTACCCGGAGTTGCGCGCAGACCTGGAGGATCCCGTCTTCACGGCCCGGTTGCGCCAGATCGCCCATGACGCCAAAATCAGGCTATCTGAGGAAACGGCGGTTCAGATCGAGATTCCTTTTATCTCCAAGGCCCAAAGCTTTTCGTACCTGCTCAGCCGCCAGGAACTGGAGGCCGCCGCGCGTCCGATCGTACGGCGCACCCGGGCCCACTGTCTGCGTTCACTGGATGACGCCAAGCTCGACGCGCACCAACTCGATGAAGTGATTCTGGCCGGGGGAGTCACCCGGATGCCGGTTGTCCGGCAGTTTGTGGCCGAACTGTTCCAGCGCCTCCCTAACATCACCCAGAATCCTGATGAAGCCGTTGCGGTCGGCGCTACGATCCAGGCGGGGATGCTTTCGGGCCACATCCAAAATGTGGTTCTGCTTGACGTTACCCCCCTGTCGCTGGGGATCGAGACGTTTGGCGGCTTGATGAATGTGATCATCCCGCGCAATTCAACGATCCCCTGCAAGGCGGGTGAAATGTTCACCAATGCCGTCGCTAACCAGCGTTCCATGCAGATCAAGGTTCTCCAAGGGGAACGCGAGTTGGCCAGGGACAATTGGCAACTTGGTTCCTTCGAAATCGAATTTGATCCGGTGCCGAAGGGGACAGCCCGCGTCGGTGTGCAGTTCGAGATTGACGTCAACGGCATCCTGCACGTGCTGGCGCGGGATACCAAGAGCGGTCGACAGAAAGAGGTCGACCTCAGCAGCGCGGTCGACGTTTCCGACGAGGCCGTGGAAAAGATGATTGCCGAGTCGCTCGACCAGGCGTTTGCGGATATGGCCGAACGCGTCTGGACGGAAACCGTGCTGAAGAGCAACGAACTTTTACCCGCCGTCCGGAGCGCATTGATGCTGGTGGGCCAACAATTGACGGCGGAGGAACGCGACCGTATCGCGGGCCTGGTGCGCGAGGTTGAATCGGCTTTGACCACGCACCACGTCCAGCGGCTTAAAGCCGCCAATGAAGCGCTGGACAAGGGCACGCAGCACCTGGCCACGTTGCTGATCGACCGCGCGATGGCTGAAGCGGCCAAGCGGAAACGTTAA